A window of Eubalaena glacialis isolate mEubGla1 chromosome 11, mEubGla1.1.hap2.+ XY, whole genome shotgun sequence genomic DNA:
CCCACACTGCGTGGTCAGCTTCTCCAGGCCAGTGACCCCCACCCTCCGCCAGAGAGGCGTGTGACACAGACACCAGACCCAGCCCAGCAAAACAAAGGCATTTGTTTTATTACTGCTTTCCTGAGGAGTGTTTCAAGGCACAAAACCCAGGCCAGAACCAAGTCGTTTCCCTCTGTCTTCCCTGGGGCTGGTCCTCCCACAGAATCAGACAAATGGACCAAGTTCATGGACCGCTGAAAGCATATGGTTTGTAAATACTGTAAAATCAAACACGACTTTTGGCTTTTATTTACTGTAACCTGTTCACATCACCCAGCACCAAAACAGCTTATCCGGGCTCCTTGGCCTTTGTTCTTTTGTCTTGGTTCCTGCAGTGTCTTCTCTGTCCCGGTTCCTCCTGCCCACTGGCCTCTGGCCCTCCTGCCTGTGCCTCATCTGCCCCCAACTTGTCACTCCAGTGTCTTCCTCACCTGCCCCACTTAACCTcctgcccctcttcctcccttcGGCCTCTCACGCTGCTCCTGGATCTTTTGAAATGTCTccgctcccttctccctcctgcgCTTTCATTTCCAGAGACCGCTCCCCACTCGCTGGACTCCCCCTGCCTCTCAGGctattttctcttccctcccaagACCCACCAcagagtcttttctttttctctttttctctaaagGCGACATGGGGATCAGAGAATGGCAGATTTCAGAGTCAACAGGCCATAGCCTACGTTACACTGACAGTTACTTCTGAGTCAGAAACTCTTCCTTCTTACGTCACCTTGGGTGATGGCTGCCCCGTCCCTCCTCAGAGCAGGAAGGGCTGGGAAGAGGACAAAGCAACaggtccccacccacccccgagCTCCTTCACCAACACTTCCGCCAGAGCCCTTTCCTTCTGGTCTCAGTATACCCGCCCACCACCCCTCCCAGGCGCCCTCGGGGCGGACACGTTTGTTCTGGCTCCCCTAAGACACTGAGCTTCCTTCTCCAGTGTCCCTGCTCCCCAGCCAGCCTGATCTGCGCTTCACGCGCCCAGGCTGAGCCCTGGGAGACACGAGTCTATTTTGAGGTGAAGGAGAGACAGTGGCCATGGGGTTCCTTCCCAGGGGCAGCTCGTGGGGCAGGGAGGCGCCAGCGGTGGCCCAACAGTCAGAGGGAACAGGAAGCTCTCTCAAAGCCAGCTGCCACCCAGGGTCATGGCCAATCAATCAGTCGATCAGTCGCTAAGCAGTGCTCTTGAGGAGTGGGCTCTCTCTGTGTTGCTGGGCAAAGCATCCTCAAAACACAGGAAACCAAGAGGGAAAACAAATAGAGCCCTGAAGAGACACCCCTGTAACCATAAAACAGTGGCTCTGAAATCTGCCATTCTCAGCCGGGGCTTCTCCGGGCGCTTTACAGAGTCTAGGATGCTGCTTTCTTGgttgctggggaaacagatgtTACACTCAAGTAAGCCAGTGGGGGATTTGTGAAAAACTGCTCTGTTTCCCAGTGCTCGGTTCACACAGGGCCTCCATTTCTCCACCTCAGCCACAGGGAAGAGAATTAGTTGGGGAGTGTTCGCTTGAGGGAGAGGAAGGTCTCAGGTGAGCATCCACCAGGGGCCTAGTCTTGCCCAGGCCCCGGGACGCCCCCTGCTCCAGCCCTCCCCTCACATCCCCTCCCGCTCCCAGCTCAGAGCTGTACCTTCATCCTCCAGCCGGCAGTGCCCACCCCGCGGGCAGAGGAGGGCAGCAGCCCCGCACACCCTCggagggggcggggagcaggACGTGCAGGGAAACGAGAACACGCCCCGCCAAGTCCAACCCCACCCTGTTTTCCGCGTCCAACACCAGGTGTGCATCCCGCTTAGCTCCTCTCAGAATTCCCAAGACGAGGAAGGAGCAGTGCCGACTTAAGGACAGGAGGCATTTCCGTGTCATTTCCCTGCGTCCCACTTCCCAACGCCCCCACTGCCTTCTGCGCACCCGCTGAGGGGAGCAGAAAAATAAGTATGAATATAATTCTCCACCTGAGTTCCTTTCATATCAACTAAGTAACCAACTAACTTGCCAATAAATTACTATTATAAATGTGTGGATACAtaggcatatatatgtgtgtgcatatgtatatacacacacacatatatatatatatatacacacacacatatatatatatgtatgtgtagttCCAGATTTTCTTCCTTGCTCCGTCACTTGCAGGCAGCTTCAGACAAAAGCTTCCGAGCCCTCCAGAAGGGCCTCATCGGATCACGGGGGCCACGTAGTTGGCAGGGAAGAGGCCCAGCTTGTTGTGCAGGCGGCCGGTCCACCAGGATGGGTTGGAGCTGTCCAGGACCTCAACCACCTCTCCGCAGTGGAACCCCAGCTCATCATCTTCGAGAGCCTCAAAGTCGTACAGCGCCCGGGCCCACCGCACTCGCTGCTGGGGGAAAACACAGAGAGAGGTCCTGCTGAGCTGGGGCCGGCCGAGCTGGTTTCTGAGCCACGGGCACACGGAAGAGGATCTGCTGGCCCTGGCACCAAGACAAAGCTCGCCGTGAGCTGCCTGCCCTGAAGGCTGACGGATGGCTCTCCAGAGACATTTCAAGCCCCATTGCAACTGAAAGCAGACCCGGATGCCCAGCTCTGAGCAACCGAGATGTTATTCTCCAAGGCTCCAAGAGGATCCTTGGGAACTACTCTCTCTACATCAATAGgtggtctttttattttcttcaagtgACAAACAGAACTCAGTGTGCCCAGACTAACAGCCCTCGATGCCAGTGCAACAGATCTCCCTCTGCTCGAATTGCAGTCAGGAAATATGAGGATCGGGCAAGGCCCGACAGCCAAACTGAGAAGAGCAGGCTGGATGGTGCCAGCTGGGATCAGCTCTACGGGGGACTCTTGCCCCACCATCACTCACTGGGTTCCCACCACCTCTGTGTGCAGTTTGATGTCTCTCGTGGAGGACCAACCGTTTCTCTACTTGACCCCTTGGCCTCCTCCActgagcccagagagggaagtTCACATACCCCGGCTGCTTGGAGTTGCACGGGGTCTGTGTGTCTCCGGTGCATGAGGGCGGCATTCATTTCGCTGCTGTTGCCTATGCCACAGTGCCCGTCGTTTATGTCCAGGCTGCCTCCACGGCGTTCCTAGAAACAGATGTGACAGAAGAGCCATCACCACATCGCCGGAAGCATCCCTCACAGGCTCCCCCAGCACGTTGCTCTGATGCCATGGACACAGCCAGTGCTCCAAGAATACTTACTGCTGAGGACAACAAACCCTAGATAatggagagaggggaaaggatgACAAGCAGACCTTAGATTGCGAAGATGATGccagatttcattcattcaaccaaggAATATTTATCTGGCACCTACCATGTGTCTAGTACTGTCTTAAGCATGAGGATATGTAGCTGGAAAGAGAAGGCCCCTATCTTCATGGAACATCAGTTTCGAGGGGGAACCATACACTTTTACGTGAGGAGTGAGCATAGAGAAGAGTGTGTAAGTTGGCCTGGGTGATCAGGGAGCAGATGATGCTTGAACTCCAGCTTAAAGAGGAgtaaagagatatgggaacatatgtatatgtacaactgattcactctgttatacagcagaaactaacacaccattggaaagcaattatactccaataaagatgtttaaaaaaaaaaataaaataaagaggagTAGAACTGATGAAGAAAGGGCATTTCAGGGAGAGGGGACAGCATATAAAAAGCCTCAAAAGCATGAGAGAAAACGCAGTGAAAAATTCTGGTAACTAAAGGGAGTGCAGCGTTGCCAGAATGTATGTTCACGTGGCGCGGTAGcaggggatggggctggggagaCAGATAGGGGCAGCTCACAAAGGACTTTGTATGCCCCGCTGCGGAATTCAGGGATGATGTTATCTGGCTGTATTGTCACTCTGGGCAAGCCACGTAAAATCCCATCTGGAACAAGGTgggggataaataaataaataagcaaggctCCATTTCTGGTGTTCATCTGTTTTTCTTGTAGATCTTGACAGGCAGATGGGTTAAAGGGCATGAAAAGATTTGGAATTGTGCTGATAGGAAAATGAAACAATTGTTCACTGAGTCCTCAGGgtaagagagagtgtgtgtgtgtgtgtgtgtctgtgttttcaaGCAGGGAGCCATTTAATTCACAGAGACTTCTTCGCCAAGAGCAGTTTCCATATTTCTGCCATCTGGGGGCCCAGGATCTTCTATATGGGCCCAGTGAGAGCTGATGGGGCCAGGCCTGGATTGGGATGTTCCTCCCCAGTCCTGGACCCAAAACAGGCCCCTAGCATTTATTTGCTTTGGTTGTTTCCAGAACTGTGGGGAGTTTTCACACACTAAGTGGCAGTGGAGACAAGGTGACTGAAGCCCGGCAGGGAGAGCAGGTCCTCCTCCCCACCTCGCTGTGCCCCACTTCATTCTTTCCAGATACCTGATGAAAATGATGCTGCTGCAGGTACCGCTGCTGTGGTGGCAGTGGTGCGGGGGGATACTgcgagggagggggcggggggtgatCCGACAGCTTCCGGTTCATCGAAGGCCGGACTTCTTCTCCCACAGTCCCACTCAGGGGTGGGCCTCCCTGGGACCTCCGGTCCAGGCTGTTGCCCCGCTGACCCTGGGAGAGAACAAAGATGATGCGGATCCATCCTCCTCAAGCATCTCCTGGCCCTGCCCCGCTCTTCTGGCAGCTGTTCCCAGACTTAGCTCATGACAGCTCCAAGAAACAGCTGATGGGGTGAGGGCAGCTTAAGGAGAATCGATGGTTCAGACCATTACATTTTCAAAGTGGCCGCTGCATGCTCAGATTCTCCCAGCTTGGGGAGTTTGGATCTCTGGTTCACAGACTTTCCACATGGTACCCAACTAGCCCCTTCCTAGTGGGCTTGTTTTTCTCTGTGTAATCAAGCTTAAATGTTCCATTTTACCGACACAGTGCCACCCCTCCTTATCGCATGTTGCCACACTGCTGGACATCCTATCCTCCAGATAAGCTCTGCTATTGACTTTGCATGATTTTGAACTGTCATTTATAGCCTGGTGATAGAGACCCAAACAGCAACACTCTTGCAGCACCATGGAAACCAGGCCTGCTGCTGGGCATGTTGGGAAGAAACAAGATCTTTCTCCTGACTGCTACCACAACCTCGTGACTCAGAGAcactttcttgttatttttatctAACAAACAATTACACAGGGCCCTCGGCttagtatatgccaggcactggtctaagCACTTTGCAAAATGAACTCATTAAATCCAGTTTAATGCAGTTTTATATTTCCTCTTTCACCTCTGCGTGCACATCCTAATAAATGAATACCTCTGTCCATTTCCTGGTTAAAAGAATTTACAAGGTGGGGGGTTAAcctttgtttatctttctgaacTTCTGTGTGCACTTGGGAACACTCTTTCCTCCTTTGATTGTAACTTCTCAGGCTTAAAATCAACCCATTACTTGCAAAGGATGGTTTTCTTTACTTCCCTGAAGCACATGTTGCTTTGAAAGTCTCAATGCCTTTTCAAATAACCTGTCGCTGGGATTTCAACTCTTCTAGTCAATGCTTGTTCCTGTAATACCCATCTCCTATAACCATGTTATTTCCTTTGAAACATATTGtatagattgtgtgtgtgtgaatttactTATGGAGGCTAGTTAACATTTCCTTAGTGCCGACTGTGGACCAGACCCTGTGGCAAGGGCTGTAATGATGTctcatttatcctcacaacagcccaatGAGGGAGGCATTATAGTCTCTCCATTCTATGGATGAGAAAAACCGATACTCAGAAAGTTTTCATCTCTTGCAATGAAATCAGGTTTTAAAGAAAGCCAGGTCTGTCGGatgcattttctttaaaacagtACTTCATATCCCAAACTGTTTCAAGAGCAAGAATCCCACCTCCAGTTTTCTCCTCCAATGCCCCCTGCttctaccctcccccacccccaaattcggTCACAAAGCTCTACCTGCTGCATTAGTCCTGGACTCTAGGCTCTAATATCCCCACGTATAGTGCCCCCGCATCTCCCCTCCACCTTCATCCTTGGGCAACTCCTGAGCTAGGCTGAAAACTGTGACATAGTAACGTCTGTGAATAACAAAATAAGAGCATCCATAATAAGAGCCCACGTATACTGAGTGCTTGTGGCGTGATTAGGAATGATGCAAGGAATGGGGATACATTATCTTCTCTAACCTTCACACCATCCTATGAGGTGGCTGTCACTATTATCTCAATtttaatggatgaggaaactgagcattAGAGAACtttccaaagtcacatagctgggAAGTGTTAAGCTAGGATTTAAACTGAGATCTCTGCCTTTCAGAATACGCAGGGACCTGCCCATCAGATGCACGGTCTTGGTGGTTCGTGTAGGACTCGAGCTGCCCAGAATCTCTGGACTGGGGCCGACGGGGACCTGCAGCATACCTGCTCCTCCCGGGTCCTGTCCCTCAGAAAGATCTGCTTCTGTTTGGAGATGGAAGTCGTCCTGTAGTAGTCCACCAGCTTGTTGAGGGATGGAAACTTCTCTGTCCACAGGAAGTAACTACCCTTGTTGTCTTTCATGACTTTGAAGTGCTGAACGTCATCCTCATGCCTAGGGATCAAGGCAAATCCAAACTGTCTATTACATGGTGACCATGTCCTTGCCTCCAGGGCTGACTGCATCCAGGGATGCTGGAGTTCTGTTTGGGCAGGAAGCAGAGGTATGGGTGGCTGGCCCATCCCTGGGCAGGTGGGCTGGCCCAGGCAAACTCCAGGGGGAGATTTGAGGGAGGGACGGCTCCGGACACAGGCTGAGCtagaggggattttttttttttttttttttaacatgaggaGAAGGTAATCTTTCTTCTGACACTGGAACTGaccttttataagaaaaaaatgttcccaGTGCTTTAAAGACTACAAGGTCAAGGACTTTTTTTTACAATGTTTATTTGAAACATGGCAACACCTGAGAACCTACCAGGCTAAGGACTCTGCGAAGACTCGGAGGAGAGGAGTTTTTCAAGCCCTCGTTACCTGTCTGTTAACAGAAAATAGTTTGAACCAGCTCCTTTAAGCCCATAAACTACCCTGAGAAATCTGCCACGCTTTGTTCTCTACATAATGGGTATCTCTTGGTCTTGTTTTGCATGAATAAGGTTACAAAGTATTTTGAGCTTTTGGGAAAAAATGtgctgagcctcagagaggtggAGGGGCCTTGTCAAGGTCACTGTGAGTGAGTGGCACAGCTGAGACAGGGACCCGGGGTCTCTGATTCCAGTCTAATGAGCTGGGCCTGTCACACCATGCACACGTGctaacttcttttgttttttattattattatttttcatgctaACTTCTTTTAGATCAGCACCTTTGACACCAGCTGGACTCACAAATGATGGAGCATGTTTGTACCGGGGATGGAGAAATTGGATTTTATTCATTGGAAAGAGGGGACTGGGCCTTTACTAATAGCTCCAGCCTTTTTCCATCACCATGTCACTCTCGTTGGGatgtcaagtttttttttttgtcaaatggATACACATTTATGTCTAAAAATAAACTGGCATTAATGATACCAGTTGCCTGACGCAGAAGAAAGGTCACAAACTTAAAGCATGTTGAAGAGTAAAGATACCTCGTTCTTAGGGATGGATTTCGTGGTCCGTGTTCAGAGGGGacaggaattctttttttaaaaatttacttattttatttatttattatttttggctgcgttgggtttttgttgctgagtgcaggctttcctctagttgcggcgagcgggggctactcttcgttgcggtgtgtgggcttctcattgccgtggcttctcttgttgcagagcacgggttctaagcgtgccagcttcagtagttgtggcacatgggctcagtagttgtggctcatgggctctagagctcaggctcagtagttgtggtgcacaggcttagttgctccgcggcatgtgggatcttcccagaccagggctcgaacctgtgtcccctgcactggcaggcagattcttaaccactgtgccaccagggaagccaggagaCAGGAATTCTGATCTTCCTTCTCATCTTTTGTGTGGGTCTCTGCTCATAGCCAAGTGAACCCATGCAGTGACCTCTGCTTAACCACCTTGGGGGTCGTAGCCAACACTTTGGCAATCATTGCTTGCTCTTCGCCTTTTGGCTGTGGTCACTCACATATGCTTTCTTCAGTGCAACACCACATGGCTCAACTCACAGCCATCACTCCCCACATCGGGGTGAGGAGGAGGAAATATTCTTGTGATACAATTATTCATCCACCACCTCTTAGTCAAAGAACTCAGAATGAGAAACATTAACCCTTTCACTCCCATGTGCTGAGAGGATGGATGTCAGGGCTGTAGTGGGTCATCTGGGTGCTGGAGAGAGAGTGGCTGGACCACTGTCTCGAGTTCTGAGAGGGGCAGAGAAAGGGTGTAATTCAGGGCTCCAGACTCTAAAGTCTAGTATTTCAGACCCCTAACAAATGCTAAGTGATAGAACTACAATTAGCTCTTAATTATCTGTGCCCATGACAGAAAGCAGaagtataaataattaaaaatgattctGCTTTGGAATATATTATACTACATTTCTGCTGAAGAGGTAATACTGATTACAGTAATAATCACCATCACGAGAAGCTGCATGGCCTCAATGGCAGGGGAAGACCGTGGCAGACGTCAAGGCTGATCGTTTTTTGTAGAATTCAATTTAAGGAACTAGTTCTAGTTCTAAGGAACTAGAAACCCTAATTCCTCACTGAAAAAGCCAGACTCAGCAACATCATGCAAACCAAAGGCACCAAGAAATGCATTTCAGTCGAACAATTTGCTTGGTCTTGCCTCGAATTGTGGCCCTTAAGAAATAGGTTTGACTTGCAATATTTATTAATAGAGCAAAATCTCATTAATTAAGACCTAACAAGTTTAGAATTTGTGATACATCAATATTGGCCTGAGCTAAAACTTACCATCACCCAAGATGTGAAAAAGAAAGCTTTAGTTAAGGGAAATGAAGAGTTTAAGCCAGCCTGCAAGGGCAATGCTTAGGAGACCAAGCTATTCTTGAGCACGTTGGGGCACAAATGCACACAGATGGTTGACCCATTATTTTTAAGTCCTTCCTACTTATTCCTTACAGGACACTTTCTTTCTAAATAGTAAAGTGGCCTCCATTTATTACCCGAGATTGGATTTATGAACTTAAAGCTGCACGCCTTTCAGATTATATTGCAGAATCCAGACAGCACTTCCGGTCAGGTAACTTGACAGTGAGGTTTCACTGTACAGATTGCCGCGCCACCCCCTGTACTGCTATCACCATAATTCTTGCACTTTCACATGTGGTCACCAAGTCCGATGTGTGACTTGAGATCCCCAACACGCTGACCACATGCCGTGTGTTCAGACTTGGGGCTTCTGCGTGTGGGGCTGTGTCGTGTTAAACTGAGTCACTTCCTCCCGGGGGTGCTTCACTTCCTCCCGGGGGTGCTGCACATTAACGAGACTTTGCTCTCacagtccccccaccccaggaccccTGGGCTCTGCTCTGTTCCTGTCAGTTTTGCTGCATTACGGGGCACGGAGGTAGCCTTTCGTTTTGTGCAGCCACTTACAACTACAGATGTGTCCTACGGCGGTGACTTGGggttttgatttttctctacCCTTCTTCAGACAAGCATCAGTAGTAAAAGAAAAGGTTAAGATCGCAACCCCAAGACAGATGTGGACAGTTGGgaattctcttttccttctccattcCCACACCTTCCATAGATACTCATCCAGCACCTACTGGGTACAGGGTACTGTAAAAGGCACAGAGACGAAGTTGATAAAAATCCTCTCTTTCCAGAAGCACCTGGGCTGGAGGGGGAGGCAGATGAATGCACATGTAATTTGGGCCACAAACTAAGGAGTTGTGTACGTGTGTTATGGAAAGAAAATGCACAGCATCACAGTTGATAAGATGCCTAGGCCCCTTGTCCGCCATGCTCCTGAGGAATAGGTCATGTTCAAGAGGTCACGTTGCTGCTTTAGTGCTTTAGTAGGTCAGGGAGGAGTCAGGAACAGCCGGTACCTGACGGATATGGAGAAGTCCCCTGGGGAGCTCTGGCTGGCCCGGATGATGAAGCAACCAACCTCCTTGCCCATCAGCAAGCTCTCTGCCTGGTGTCGTGAGAGGCCTTCGTGAAACCATCTATCAGGTGAGATAAAAGCAGAGGATCTTGGTGAGACGCCAGAGTGAtggtaggggtgagggtagggagggaaggaagtaGGGGAGAGATGACCCAaagggagagaggctggggaCTGCTCAGCAGAGAGCAGACAGAGACCAAAGGGGGGCCAGGTGCTTTTGAAACTAAACAAACGCTCTAGCAGTTTGCAGGCAAGGCAAGTGAGTGTTCCCCTTGAGGCACCTCCTGTCCCGTCCCCCCAGGAGAAGTCTCTCTCCTGCTTGGAAATCCTGAATCATGGAAATGTGCCACTGCACCAAATGGGACAGCGTGGGAGTGACTCACTGCGGGGAGCGGCCGCCTGCCGGCAGCTGTGAGAGGGATGTCTCCAGAAAAGAACTGCAGGGACAGGGAGCCCTCGGGGCACTGGGGGCAATGGGCAGGGCCTTGGGTGCCGGCTCCGGGCTGAGATCTTGGTGGCCGGGAAAGAGAGTCACAGCCCAGGGCCCCTGGGTGGCGTGGGGCGGGAGCGGCTGTGTTCCGTGCCTGGCAGAGGCTGCAGGGCACCCAGGGAGGCCCGAACACACACTTGGAAATAAGCGAGGCTGGCAGCAGCCAGAGAGAGGCGTCTACACAGCCAGCTCCTGGGCCCCCTCCAAAAACCAGGCTGGAAAATAATCTTTACCctggaaaagaagaaaccaaGGAGAAACTGCTCTTTCAGGCTGGCAGCCTTTGGAAGCATTGTTGCAGGGGGTACAGCGTATATGAAAAAGGCCAAACACTTGCAGAGGGGCAAGTCAAACAGTGGCTACAACCACGGGGCAGGAGGCCAGAAACCTCTCTCAACCATAGAGAAGCGGAACAAGTGTTTGCAATCCCTCAGCGGCCAAAGGTGGGGCGGTGTCCTTTTGCTGCAAGGTGGCTGCTCTAATTGCCACCCCTGGAAAGCCAGTATGTGTGTCCCTTTAAGATGAAGGTCCAACAGGCCACAGCTTTGGATTCCTTTGTGAGCAGTTCCCCGTGCTCTTTGGAATGTAGGAACTGAACAGACAGGGGTGGTGGAAGAATGTCCTTCCTCCAGACCTGGGACTGCAGGGGAAGGTTGGTCGGGCTCTGAGGGGCCGGAAGCAGAGGGTTTCTGCCAGTCATCTGCCTGGAGATCCTGCCAGAGTATTTGCCATACAAACCTACAGTGCTGATGAGTGGCCACCACAGGAAATGTAAcggggaggggaagagaatggGACCCCTCCAAAGCAGCCATCCTCAGAGGAGATATCTCGGAAGAGGCAGCAAACAGTGAGGGGACTGTTTAGAAAATACACGCTTGTCCTCCATCTGGAATTTGATAAGTGACTTCCCTCAagacttgcaaaaatgtccaCACACTGCCTATGAAACGAGTGCCAGGTTTTCCTATTACACATCATTCCAAAAGCTATTCATTCATCGCTAACAGCTTTTATTAAAcatctactgtgtgctgggcctcCTTCTGGGGATATAGCGGGTACAGCGGTGAG
This region includes:
- the GRAP2 gene encoding GRB2-related adapter protein 2 isoform X1, with translation MEAIAKFDFMASGEDELSFHAGDVLKILSNQEEWFKAELRSQEGYVPKNFIDIKFPEWFHEGLSRHQAESLLMGKEVGCFIIRASQSSPGDFSISVRHEDDVQHFKVMKDNKGSYFLWTEKFPSLNKLVDYYRTTSISKQKQIFLRDRTREEQGQRGNSLDRRSQGGPPLSGTVGEEVRPSMNRKLSDHPPPPPSQYPPAPLPPQQRYLQQHHFHQERRGGSLDINDGHCGIGNSSEMNAALMHRRHTDPVQLQAAGRVRWARALYDFEALEDDELGFHCGEVVEVLDSSNPSWWTGRLHNKLGLFPANYVAPVIR
- the GRAP2 gene encoding GRB2-related adapter protein 2 isoform X2; this encodes MVSRRPLTTPGRELADGQGGWLLHHPGQPELPRGLLHIRQGQRGNSLDRRSQGGPPLSGTVGEEVRPSMNRKLSDHPPPPPSQYPPAPLPPQQRYLQQHHFHQERRGGSLDINDGHCGIGNSSEMNAALMHRRHTDPVQLQAAGRVRWARALYDFEALEDDELGFHCGEVVEVLDSSNPSWWTGRLHNKLGLFPANYVAPVIR